In Edaphobacter paludis, a single window of DNA contains:
- a CDS encoding tetratricopeptide repeat protein has translation MLFSRTGSLFFYSVIATMQPLVWAQTSTLPPARPTSSATMRLKDADEAFRAGSAAYLKNDLRTAHVQFARVVLLAPDVAAGHSAFGTVLLAEGHAQAAVAELDKAHKINPRDAGITLNLAIAYSQLHDSVRAVKTFRLLGQENAEPLNSQAAIAYAAALTATGASAEAFGQLETALKTSPDSAVLHDALGALLAQQKRYDEATAEFQHATSLDASLASAHFHLGSVYLNRNQPAAAVTELAQANDLDKANVAYALQLGRALRADNQDEAALAVLNRTLALDPASIDTKYEIALTLQASEHAHEALPLFEQVTIARPKDFAALTNFGLALVQTGDAKSAIPIYNRALALNAKSATLHEDLGVAYLQQSDLNHAIEQFRAGLALEPNNSQLHYDLGLAFKLKDDTSAAVPEFKQAEELDPQLSDPPYTLGVLYMQLGRFADAQVELERATVLRPDNGEAWAILGNVYKETSQLEKATTALRRAMELMPNQPSPHISLAAILSQQGDHAGALAERKKAADLSRIAVSRQRANFALDSGRALLKKGQVAEAVAQLQSAVDADPKYAEAHSALADALERQGQSAAAALERQKAQQLALVPQAPVNAAPSQP, from the coding sequence ATGCTATTTTCTCGAACAGGCTCGTTGTTTTTCTATAGCGTCATCGCGACCATGCAGCCACTGGTCTGGGCGCAGACTTCCACCCTTCCTCCTGCGCGTCCAACTTCTTCGGCCACCATGAGGCTGAAGGATGCTGATGAAGCCTTTCGCGCCGGATCAGCCGCGTATCTTAAGAACGATCTGCGCACAGCACATGTGCAGTTTGCAAGAGTAGTGCTGCTTGCCCCGGATGTCGCTGCCGGGCATAGTGCATTCGGGACGGTACTGCTCGCAGAGGGGCACGCTCAAGCCGCAGTCGCGGAGCTCGATAAAGCCCACAAGATCAATCCGCGTGATGCGGGTATCACGCTCAACCTCGCGATTGCTTACTCCCAACTGCACGATTCTGTGAGAGCGGTGAAGACGTTTCGGCTTCTCGGCCAGGAAAATGCCGAACCGCTGAACTCTCAGGCTGCAATTGCTTATGCCGCCGCGCTGACTGCGACGGGGGCGTCGGCAGAGGCGTTCGGGCAGTTGGAGACCGCACTCAAAACCTCGCCTGACAGCGCTGTACTGCACGATGCCCTTGGTGCATTGCTCGCACAGCAGAAGCGCTACGATGAGGCAACTGCGGAGTTTCAGCATGCCACCTCGCTCGATGCTTCATTGGCGAGCGCGCACTTTCACCTTGGCTCCGTTTACCTGAACCGAAACCAGCCTGCCGCAGCGGTCACGGAGCTTGCGCAGGCGAACGATCTTGATAAAGCGAATGTTGCATACGCTCTACAGCTTGGGCGCGCCCTTCGTGCGGACAATCAGGACGAAGCGGCCCTTGCTGTATTGAATAGAACGCTGGCGCTTGATCCAGCATCGATCGATACTAAATATGAAATTGCGCTCACCTTGCAGGCTAGCGAGCACGCCCACGAAGCTCTGCCGCTCTTCGAGCAGGTGACGATTGCGCGGCCAAAAGATTTTGCGGCGCTGACAAACTTTGGCCTCGCCCTGGTTCAGACGGGCGATGCAAAGAGCGCGATTCCCATTTACAACCGCGCTCTTGCGCTAAATGCGAAGAGTGCGACGCTGCACGAAGACCTTGGTGTCGCCTACCTGCAGCAGAGTGATCTGAACCATGCGATCGAGCAGTTTCGCGCGGGACTTGCCCTGGAACCAAACAACTCGCAGCTTCACTACGACCTCGGGCTGGCGTTCAAGCTGAAGGATGATACTTCCGCAGCGGTCCCTGAGTTCAAGCAGGCCGAAGAGCTCGACCCACAGCTGTCCGATCCTCCTTACACGCTGGGCGTGCTCTACATGCAACTTGGGCGATTTGCCGATGCGCAGGTTGAACTGGAGAGAGCGACTGTATTACGTCCGGATAACGGGGAGGCATGGGCGATCCTCGGCAATGTCTACAAGGAGACGAGTCAGTTAGAGAAGGCAACAACTGCACTGCGGCGGGCCATGGAGCTAATGCCGAATCAGCCGAGCCCGCACATCAGTCTTGCCGCAATTCTCAGCCAGCAGGGCGATCACGCGGGCGCATTGGCCGAGCGCAAGAAGGCAGCCGATCTCAGCCGTATTGCGGTCAGCCGTCAGCGCGCAAACTTCGCTTTGGATTCAGGCCGCGCACTTCTCAAAAAGGGGCAGGTAGCCGAGGCGGTGGCACAGTTGCAATCGGCGGTCGATGCAGATCCAAAGTATGCGGAGGCCCATTCCGCGCTGGCGGATGCACTCGAACGGCAGGGACAAAGCGCAGCCGCTGCGCTCGAACGGCAGAAGGCCCAACAGCTTGCTCTGGTTCCCCAAGCACCAGTCAATGCTGCGCCGTCTCAGCCGTAG
- a CDS encoding transglycosylase SLT domain-containing protein, translating to MAVLVRFLLVGMMVVLGNGAVAQTAKSAGHSHSHSKVAKTAKKGSSAQAKTSAAKKRGTVKGNKTSKKTTRKTRASVSTRSAKSRRIAAHRKHHAAPKATARSIKLTSAFHATEQLRPMAQQLTATRSAAAYSGVESYARSHPGEGAAAAYLALGHAYMLDHKYDDAANAFRQASRAGKALDDYADYLGAQASLQAGRGADAYALLDNFAEQHPGSIFNADAPVMLADAYLQQANPQAALKVLLPLQETQQASHVGFRYALGRAYQMSGDTARAAAIFRSIYLKEPLSFEAGQSRAQLQTMGVPLTVAERKIHADQLFNAKQYSAASEEYHAIAKDSDGLSATDLDVLKLYSAVCDLKLKHISRKQVEALPETTGDSAALKLYMLAELSRDEDDEAGHDALIAQMIQRFPQSRWLEEALYSGGNMYLLKHNEKQATYHYSMLVKMFPNSLYAPSAHWRAAWMNYRLRNYAEAARLMDEQIQMYPSGVEVSSALYWRARIYEDEEHNFSQAVNYYRVLSTTYTNFYYANLARERLKVLGTQTPVAPSPVLSAVPQLEVPDLTGELPENEPHLIKARLLANAALNEYIGPEIQASETSSEWGALAEAEIYASYGEYTRSVQSMKHCGISFYSLPVDQVPALYWHLLFPQPYWPDVVAESKKNGLDPYFVASLIRQESEFNAGAVSRANAYGLMQLIPSVGKSIAKKQKIKHFKTNDLLNAKVNLELGTINLKQVLDRFGGQKEYALAAYNAGDSPVRRWMSSNDYKDIPEFVESIPYSETREYVQAILRNREMYRILYPGS from the coding sequence ATGGCGGTTTTGGTTCGATTTCTGCTGGTCGGAATGATGGTTGTTCTGGGTAACGGCGCGGTCGCGCAGACGGCGAAATCAGCCGGACACTCCCATTCCCATTCGAAAGTCGCAAAAACTGCTAAAAAAGGGTCGTCTGCTCAGGCGAAGACTTCAGCCGCCAAAAAGCGCGGCACCGTCAAGGGGAACAAGACCTCCAAGAAAACAACTCGAAAGACTCGGGCCTCTGTCTCTACTCGAAGCGCAAAGAGCAGGAGGATTGCCGCACACAGGAAGCATCATGCTGCCCCCAAGGCAACGGCGCGGAGCATCAAGCTGACCAGCGCATTTCATGCGACCGAGCAATTGCGGCCAATGGCGCAGCAGTTGACGGCGACCCGGTCGGCTGCGGCGTATAGCGGCGTCGAAAGCTATGCCCGGTCGCATCCGGGGGAGGGAGCGGCTGCGGCGTATCTCGCGCTGGGTCATGCCTACATGCTGGATCATAAGTATGACGATGCGGCCAACGCTTTTCGTCAGGCTAGCCGGGCAGGAAAGGCGCTGGATGATTATGCCGACTATCTGGGAGCGCAAGCCTCGTTGCAGGCCGGTCGCGGCGCAGACGCGTATGCGCTGCTAGACAACTTTGCGGAACAGCATCCCGGAAGCATCTTCAACGCGGACGCTCCTGTAATGCTTGCCGACGCCTATCTGCAGCAGGCCAATCCACAGGCCGCGCTGAAGGTGTTGCTGCCGCTGCAGGAGACGCAGCAGGCATCGCATGTGGGCTTTCGCTACGCATTGGGACGGGCCTACCAGATGTCAGGCGACACCGCCCGCGCTGCCGCTATCTTTCGCAGTATCTATCTGAAGGAGCCTTTGAGCTTTGAGGCGGGGCAGTCCCGTGCGCAGTTGCAGACGATGGGCGTCCCTCTCACCGTGGCAGAGCGCAAGATCCATGCCGACCAGCTCTTCAACGCGAAGCAGTATTCGGCGGCGAGCGAGGAATACCATGCAATTGCAAAGGACAGCGATGGCCTGAGTGCCACCGATCTCGATGTGCTGAAGCTCTATTCGGCGGTCTGCGATTTGAAGCTGAAGCACATCAGCCGCAAGCAGGTGGAGGCGCTGCCGGAGACTACTGGCGATAGCGCTGCCCTCAAGCTCTATATGCTGGCTGAGCTATCGCGCGACGAGGACGACGAGGCCGGACATGACGCCTTGATTGCTCAGATGATTCAGCGCTTTCCCCAGAGCCGGTGGCTGGAGGAAGCCCTGTATTCGGGCGGCAACATGTATCTGCTGAAGCACAACGAGAAGCAGGCCACTTATCACTACTCGATGCTGGTAAAGATGTTTCCCAACAGCCTGTATGCTCCTTCGGCTCACTGGCGCGCGGCCTGGATGAACTACAGACTGCGCAACTATGCCGAGGCGGCGCGGCTGATGGACGAGCAGATTCAGATGTATCCGTCGGGCGTCGAGGTGTCGTCTGCGCTTTATTGGCGGGCTCGCATCTACGAGGATGAGGAGCACAACTTTTCCCAGGCGGTGAACTATTACCGCGTGCTGTCTACGACTTACACCAACTTCTATTATGCGAACCTGGCGAGAGAGCGGCTGAAGGTATTGGGGACGCAGACGCCCGTGGCGCCCTCGCCCGTATTGAGCGCCGTGCCGCAGCTAGAAGTTCCTGATCTGACCGGCGAACTGCCGGAGAATGAACCACATCTGATCAAGGCGCGGTTGCTGGCCAATGCAGCTCTGAACGAGTACATCGGGCCGGAGATTCAGGCGAGCGAGACGTCGAGCGAGTGGGGAGCGCTGGCGGAGGCGGAGATTTATGCCTCCTATGGCGAGTACACGCGCTCGGTACAGTCGATGAAGCACTGCGGCATATCGTTCTATTCGCTGCCGGTGGACCAGGTGCCGGCGCTTTACTGGCATCTGCTGTTCCCACAGCCTTACTGGCCGGATGTTGTGGCCGAATCGAAGAAGAACGGACTCGATCCCTACTTTGTAGCATCGTTGATTCGCCAGGAGTCGGAGTTCAATGCGGGTGCGGTGAGCCGTGCGAATGCGTATGGCTTGATGCAACTGATTCCTTCGGTCGGCAAATCAATCGCGAAGAAGCAGAAGATCAAGCATTTCAAGACAAACGACTTGCTGAACGCGAAGGTGAATCTCGAACTCGGAACTATAAATTTAAAGCAGGTGCTGGACCGGTTTGGCGGCCAAAAAGAGTATGCTCTGGCGGCCTATAACGCGGGTGACAGTCCGGTACGGCGATGGATGTCGAGCAACGATTACAAAGACATTCCTGAGTTTGTCGAGTCGATCCCCTATTCGGAGACGCGTGAGTACGTTCAGGCGATCCTGCGCAACCGGGAAATGTATAGAATTTTGTATCCGGGCAGCTAG
- a CDS encoding CRTAC1 family protein → MGSRPTYDAKPQPAPTRLPSPVTGTPLGVSFVDVARQSGLNAKTIYGGEHKNRYLIETTGCGVAFYDYDHDDWLDIFLVNGTRLEGFPKGQEPVSRLFKNNRDGTFTDVSIKAGVARTGWGQGCCVGDYNNDGWDDLFVSYYGQNVLYRNNGDGTFTDVTEKAGLRQSKTRWNSGCAFLDYDRDGHLDLFVANYIDFDIKTAPLPEAAGCQYKGIQVACGPPGLQGGKNILYHNNGDGTFTDVSQKSGMWETVGTYGLSVAVSDFDDDGWPDIYVANDSTAATLYQNQKDGTFKDVAIESGVAYSPDGKPQAGMGVSVGDYNRDGRFDLVKTNFAGDTDSLYANLGDGSFDDRTYLAGLGVNTRLLGWGVGFFDMDNDGWLDILVCNGHVYPEVDGTSIDAPYAQHKYLYRNLRNGQFEEVTEQGGPGITEAAPARGCAFGDYDNDGDVDVVVNCVNSLPQLLRCDSTTGRNWIKIRTVGIKSNRAGIGAKISVTTAIPNTGKPFVQIDEVRSGGSYYSQNDLRIHFGLDHAVKADSVEIRWPSGVQDKLTDLAANHLYVIQEGGKILKTVAMGVAASSIPATSKASGLPRAGGAQGV, encoded by the coding sequence ATGGGATCGCGGCCTACCTATGATGCCAAACCGCAACCCGCGCCCACGCGGCTTCCTTCGCCCGTGACCGGCACACCCCTCGGCGTGAGCTTTGTCGACGTGGCGCGACAGTCAGGGCTGAATGCAAAGACAATCTATGGGGGAGAACACAAGAACCGATATCTCATTGAGACGACGGGCTGCGGTGTGGCCTTCTACGACTACGATCACGATGACTGGCTCGATATCTTTCTCGTCAACGGCACGCGGCTGGAGGGATTCCCCAAAGGACAGGAACCAGTCTCCCGCCTGTTCAAGAACAATCGCGATGGCACCTTTACCGACGTGAGCATAAAGGCCGGCGTAGCACGGACAGGATGGGGCCAGGGATGTTGCGTTGGCGACTATAACAACGACGGCTGGGACGATCTGTTCGTGAGTTACTACGGGCAGAACGTGCTGTACCGCAATAACGGCGATGGCACTTTTACTGACGTGACGGAGAAAGCTGGACTGCGGCAGTCGAAGACCCGATGGAACTCCGGCTGCGCATTTCTCGATTACGACCGCGACGGGCATCTCGATCTGTTTGTCGCCAACTACATCGACTTCGACATCAAGACAGCCCCGCTTCCAGAGGCCGCGGGTTGCCAGTATAAAGGGATTCAAGTGGCCTGCGGGCCACCCGGTTTGCAGGGCGGCAAGAACATCCTTTATCACAACAACGGCGATGGCACCTTCACCGACGTCTCGCAGAAGAGCGGGATGTGGGAGACGGTTGGCACCTATGGGCTCTCGGTGGCGGTCTCCGATTTCGACGACGATGGCTGGCCGGATATCTACGTCGCCAATGACTCTACTGCGGCGACTCTCTATCAGAATCAAAAGGACGGGACGTTCAAGGATGTGGCGATCGAGTCCGGCGTCGCATACTCACCTGATGGGAAGCCGCAGGCGGGGATGGGCGTGTCCGTGGGTGACTACAATCGCGACGGCAGATTCGATCTGGTCAAAACCAACTTCGCCGGCGACACGGATTCACTCTACGCCAACCTTGGCGATGGCAGCTTCGATGATCGTACCTACCTCGCTGGCCTTGGAGTCAATACTCGACTACTCGGCTGGGGGGTTGGCTTCTTCGACATGGACAACGATGGCTGGCTGGATATTCTGGTCTGCAACGGGCACGTCTACCCAGAGGTGGATGGCACCAGCATCGACGCCCCTTACGCGCAGCACAAGTATCTTTATCGCAATCTGCGCAATGGGCAGTTTGAAGAGGTGACGGAGCAGGGTGGCCCAGGCATCACCGAGGCCGCACCAGCGCGCGGCTGCGCCTTTGGAGACTATGACAACGATGGTGACGTCGATGTGGTCGTCAACTGCGTCAACAGCCTGCCGCAACTGCTTCGCTGCGATTCGACCACGGGACGGAACTGGATCAAGATCCGTACCGTGGGGATAAAGTCCAACCGCGCCGGCATTGGCGCGAAGATCAGCGTAACTACTGCGATACCGAACACCGGGAAGCCTTTCGTTCAGATTGACGAGGTGCGAAGCGGCGGAAGCTACTATTCGCAAAATGACCTGCGCATTCACTTTGGCTTGGATCACGCGGTGAAAGCCGATTCGGTGGAGATCAGGTGGCCGTCCGGCGTGCAGGATAAACTGACGGACCTCGCAGCCAATCATCTTTATGTCATTCAGGAGGGCGGCAAGATTCTGAAGACAGTAGCCATGGGCGTGGCAGCGTCTTCTATACCGGCAACGTCCAAAGCGTCTGGTCTGCCAAGGGCAGGCGGCGCGCAAGGAGTATGA